TTCATGCATTGATGGTCAATTCATGCATGGTAGTTACCTAAGAGATTGCCCTTAATGCTTTTGTTTACCTTAGAAGTTCCGGTTTTGTTAAGCATTTGGGACAAACGCATTGTTTTTTAATATACTTTTCAGTATTTGCTGAATGTAGTCAGCGacgattggaaaacgaaacatgACAAGATTTAGGTAATTACCATGCATGCAAACAGTGGAAAATGACTCAGGAAACTACCGCGCATAGAAATAGTACATTCAATTCATGAAAAGACATTAGTAACCAGTGTATGCAACAGTGGGAACAAATTCACCATGTATAAATGGAGGTCTGCTTTTCTTTCCATTCTCCATCACTTCCCTTTCACTCTACAAACCACCACCCATTTTTGTCCTTTCCCCTCTAATTCTTGTCCAAGATAAAAAATGACTTCCAATCTCGAATACGTTCATCCTTATACCGTGGTAATGAGAAATCTTTCAATAGAGTACATTCAAGGGAAGCCAACTACGAGAAGCCTTTCTTGGCTTAAAAGTTTTCTCATCCGCGTTGGATTCAAGGTAAGCAAGGTGAAGGTTCAATGGTCCAGGATGGTTTCTTAGGCTATGCCTTCATTGAATTTGACGGGCGGCAGAAAACTTTGAGTCTGCTGCAGAAAGTTAGTTTGATGTGACAGGGCATGGGAGAACTCACTATCTGCCTAATATGGGAGACCACACTGGGATATATATGCATGGTTGACCATGAGGACAAATGCTCCTCTTTTTAGGGGTGCTCATATGTGTTATGGAACTATTGACATAGCAACAAAGGCCAGAATCAACGCAGAAATGACGGTGCATGAAATCATTTCGACATACGAAGCAATTTTAGCTGGTTTTAACCATGTTTGAACGTCTCTTCCGTAATGGAGGTGAATTCGGTGGTGCTCTCGTGGGTGATGATGAAGGCCCTGTTTCATGTCTTTTTTTGGTATTAGTAGTAATTTCCTAAGTACTCCGTATCTTATTCACATTAGAGCAAATTTATAGTAATTCCAACCGTCTAAGACAAGGATAAACatataaaaggaaaatgaatgGAATAAGCCACATCACATAAAAATATTGTCAATCACTCTACAATCAACACACCCACAGATTCTATCAAACTGAATTTTATTTGAAGGGATTGTACACCATTGTTTATCTCACCTCAACAACCCAAGCTTCAATACAGATGGGAGTGGTTCCCCCAAAATAAACGCATATAGAAAAACAAATATATAATTcgtaatatatttatttattaaaatcttGTAATTCAGTTGACTAATAAGTCGAAAAGAGTAGCGTGATCAACGGAACAAAGCAGTGATATTCACGAGTTTCTAATCAAAACACCATAAACACTATTGTCAGTCACTCTCACAGTTTATCACCCCTCACCCAACTATTTTAACTTTCTCAACTTTCAATGTTATGACTTTATGGTTATGGTCATGGAGTACGAGAAATCCCATTCACCCGTGTTACCTTTGAGAATTTTATATTGTATCAAGCCAATGACATCGTTTGAACTCCATAAACAATTTAAGCAACTAAGGGAAGCATTATGACACATTTTTAACTGCATACAAAATGGAAATTATTTAAGCAATTAAATAAGaactttttgaaatttttatttttatttctggTATGGAAAGCCACCTAAACACTAATGTAAATAGGTCTGCATGAAGTGATAATGATTCCATAACTTTAAAACTAAGTGACTAATTTCATTTTGACTTGCTTTACAAAAATAATTGTCATATTTTAGTTATTGTTGGGTAAGGGTTAACCTCAATTTACATTCTCAAATGTCAAAATGTTGTACTACCTTTCTTGTCAAGAAACAATAATCGACTATGTTACGAGTGATTAAGTCTATGTCAAAAGTATTTGTGTCAAAATGGACGCAAGTAACTCGTGTTCAATTTTATTACAAGCCACTTTATAGACGTCTAGAAAACCTCGATTTTAGCACCCACCCCGAGAGACGTGAATCCGTGACCCCGTATCTTATTCGCATTACAGCAAATTTATAGTAAAATTCCAACAGGGCAAGACAAggttaaacatataaaatacttCATAAATGAAAGGAATAAACCATGtcacataaaaataaataaaagaaagaaaaagaattaaGAGGTCATACCATGAATAAGGTTGAAGACACTGCCATTGGGCTGATAATCATAAATAATCAACCTTTCTTCCTTAGCTTGAAAATAAGCTCTAACAGGGACTAAATTCGGGTGTCGCATAGCTCCAACTATTTCCATGAGCCGCTCAAACATCTCACCGTTAACACCACTCATCTTTATCGCATCAAGCCTTTTAACGGTCACGATTAGCTGATTATCCAGCTTTGCTTTGTAAGTGGTCCCCATTGTTCCTCTTCCTAACATCTCAGCCGATCCTCTCATCAGCTGTTCTAAGGTGTACAGTTTCGCTTCTCCAATGCAAAACACCAGATTCCcgctcttctctctcctcattccaCCCATTCCTCCACCTTCAACCAGCTCCTTAcatttctccttcaattcatTGCTTTGTGAATCAAACCGAACTCTAATTACTTCTGGTTCAGTCATCACCTCGCTTGTTGCAGACGATTGAGTGTTTGCGTTGTAATCCTTTCTcgtcgttgttgttgttgtcgtttCCGTCGTCTTCTTCCTCGCTGCTACTAACATGAACAGCAACAATGAAGAGATTAACAGCAGACCTCCGAAGGAAAACCCTAGAATCATCAACGTCCTTTTGCGATGCGATGATTTGATTGTCGGAGGAGATAGGAAAGACGCGGATGATTCATCCGGCGAATTCGGAGGAGTCGACGACGGCTGGTTCGTGGCGGAGGAAGGATCGAAGAAAGGAGAGCGAGAATCGCAGGGTTTATTAACAATATCGCCGCATAAACCAGGGTTCAACGAAAACGCAGAGGAAGCGAACTGAGAGAGTGTGGAGGTGTCAGGAATCTTCCCGGATAAGTTATTCCCAGAGACATTGAAGAAAACCAAAGCAGACTGGTTGAACGGCGGGAGACTGCCATTGAAGCGGTTAAACTGAAGCTTGAGCGAAGTGAGCCGGTCGAGGTGgaggaagagaggagagagagtggagGAGAAGTTGTTGAAGGAGAGGTCGAGTACGCGGagtttgtagagagagaaaatggagggAGGGAGTGAATAAGAGAAGGAGTTGTGGTCGATGAGGAGTGAACGGAGGTTGGAGAGAGAGTGGAGGTCGGGCGGAAGAGGACCGTAGAGGGAGTTGTTGCGGAGGACGAGGACGCGGAGTTGGTCGAGAGCGGTGAGGGTGTTGGGTGGGAAAACGCCGCGAAGGGAGTAGTTAGGGAGGGAGAAGCGGACGACGCGGCCTTGTTGGCATTTGACGCCTTGCCATTGACAGTAGTCGAAGTGTTCGTGGAGGGTGAAGAGGAGTTTGTTGTCGAGGTCTGCTTTGGTTTTGAAGGAGAGTAGGGAGGCTGCGTCGTTTGGGGGGAGTGGTTGGgtttgggaggagagagaaaggaggaggaagaagatgaagaagaagaggtAGGAGATGGAGATGAGAGAGTGCATTGGAAGGAAGTTAGGTAAGTGGGGTTTGAgagttaggagagagaaagaaggggTTGTGATGGTAATGCCATGGAAGGGGGAGGACTAGGAGGGTGTGAAACTGTGAACCAGAGACAGTGGGGTGTGGGGACTGACTGAGGTGGGAAGAGTATACTTTTGAGGTGggaaattttgtttttgtgGGAGAAGAAGTGTACTCGTACTGCGTATTTGTTGTTTCTTGTTTGGGAAATTGCTTAACCCTatcaattataaaaaaaattcaaaaatgatTCAAACGAAAACATCTATagtaaaaaattcaaaaatgatTCAAACGAAAACATCTATAGTTGTCAAGTGACTCACGTTGTAACTAACATATGATTTGGAGGTCACATGGTCGAGCCCTATTAATTTTAAATTGCTTAAAAATGACTCAAATGAAGATATGTATAGTTGTCAAGTGACTCAGGTTGTAACTAACATATGATTTGGAGCTCACATGGTCGAACCCTATCAATTGTAAAATGCTTAGAAATGACTCAAATGAAGACATGTATAGTCGTCAAGTGACTCAGGTTGTAACTAAAGTATATGATTTGGAACTCACATGATCGAGCCTTATCAATGTAAAATGCTTAGAAATGACTCAAACGAAGACAAGTACAACTGGACTAGTTAATTTGTGATAGGTGTTAGTCTACTAAGGTCCATGTCTTACATAGTCAAAAAAATGATACGGATTGTGTTGGCCCGTTATAACAGGTTGGAAGCCTTTGATGCTATCCGGTTTTTTGTATTCAGTCTAGCTCTGTTAAGatctgacccatgaaacatcacatgtgagagtcccacattgataaaaagagaagagagttaaacACTTAATAAGGTCAAGGGTTACTCCTcttattgccatatggttttaaggtggaacctctTTTGGACTTGTTAAGTGGGCTCTCTTTCTTGATGACGGGCGCGGCCCAGGCCCGTATTTAACAGTCTCGtgcttattttttaattttttttgtgtgtgtctGTGTTGGTTTAAGTCGCGTTAATTTAGTGTTGTGTTGAAACAGCTACCCATCTTAAAAGTGGGTTAATTTAGTGTTGTGAATCTTGTTCTAATTTgatctattttaattaaatgtaGCGTGTATGTGAAATTGTggacccgtttaattaaacgaatttCACACATTTTTCGTGTCATGTTCGTATTTTTTTCTTAACGTGTATGGACTTTTACCAGCCCTATGGAAGGGATTGACATTGTTAGGGGAATAGGGGGGGTCACATGGTGGGGGTAACATAGGGTTTGGTTTGGGGCTTGTGTTGGAAATACAAGTACGATTAGAATACTTATTTTATTACTCAGAATTGAAAATGGTCATGTCATATTTTGGAACGAACTGGAGTTGGGAAGTTGGAGGTCACGGAGTTAGTATTTGAGCCATTTCCAATATTCAAATTGAACCTGACTACCTGAATCTGAGTCTTTAGTGAGTGAAGCGATAGGTTGCTTCTAAAAGTCCGTGATCTCCAAACGGACGTTTAGGAACAACCTACCAATAGATTTACAACGGTGATCACAAGAGCTCAAAgagaaagttttttttttttttttaaaggaaagaaaataaagttaaatacTCTCTTTGTTCCGGAATATTTgcaacggtttgacttttttgcattattcacataattcactttgaccatattttatttgtattatatgaaaataagtgttagcatataatatattgttggcttcatcttaatatatattttcaaaatattaatattttataagtttttaaaatatataattgaagatattgacggtcaaagttgtgcattggcaagtatgtccagtcaaaccgttgcgagtatttcgggacggagggagtactcgtGGAGCGTTAACCTAGCTAACTCATATTTGCGGATGATGAGGGAAGTGAAGGGGTCAAAAGACGAAAATCAATTCGACATGGAAAAATAGGAGCTTTCTTTTGCCACCATGAGATTCTAAAACGTTTGTTATTCGTTGATTAACCTCTTGGAAACCCCATCACATTAGCACTCTCGATTAGAGTTATTTTCATTCTCGAAAGAATGGGTAAACTTTGAAAAAGACGATGCCAATTTGAGAAAAAAATTGTCTCAACCTTGTTAAGTAGGTCAGATCGggttataataaattattttctagATCGGGTTAATTCGGATAGCTAGGTCACTCTTGGGTTCAAGATGGAAAACGCTTGTTTATGATCCGAGAGACTTCGGATTCGAGTTGACCTAGCAGGTAGAGAGATTCTAAAACGTTTGTTATTCGTTTATTAATTAGCGTACCACGTCTCAATTAAATGCGCAAATTATGCCACACAATAACAAAGTACTATCATATATGAATTTATATGTTCAACCTTAACATGTAAGTCAAAACAAAAATCatattatacatttatacctAACAATAATGTATTTATTGCGTTTAAAATTCTCATAATCTCTTTGGATATTATAAATACAAAAACGGGTTCAGTATTGTCGAGTTATTTGGGTTCGATAAAACCGGGTTTCAGATTACACTTATTTTTCGGTCGATTTTAACAGGTATACAGTATACTCAATATTCTCTTTGTTGTCTTCGTCGTTTTTTCTTTCGATCAGATGGTTTGCTTAGTATCTTTTCTTTGTCATTTGATATGAGATTAATTTTCATCCATGTAATTTCTATGAGCTGTTTAACAATATGAAAAGCAAAAAATTGCAATTTCTTTGTCTTTTAGTTACCACCACACCGTAGTCAACTTTTTGGACTCTAAAGTCTTAACTTGAAAGTTTAACTTTAACCCACAAATGACGTGAACCAAAGTATCATTCCCTTATTATTCCAACCCCATGATATTCCAATTAAGAATGTGAATCATGGTAATTAATCTTAAGTTTTCTGCATGACATCAGATTTGTAAGAAGTTTCATGCATTAACCAAACTCATTAATTCATAATTATCTCATAATGAAtgcactttttattttattcatacttcctttgtttctttgttcttattttatttatatttatgtaTAACGTATGTgagttttttttaaatatataattaagaaaaaaaatatcctAATGTGTGATTTTATTGGATTCGCTTCATGTATAATATGCATTAAACTattatacaaacttttatatacaTAAGACCTGATGTCCACCCAAGTTGCCACGCGGTGGTTGGCATtaggcttttttttttttttttcccgattttttttttagaaaaacacTTTTAAGAAGCGGGCATGATTACTTTAgcctagacctgatcaaaagccGGGCCGGGCCAAGGGCATAAAAATCTGGCCATTATGTCGGGCCGAGTCAAACTTCGGGCCGATTTTTtgtgcccaaaacccgctatttcgggcAAAAAATAGCGGGCTTTTCGAGCCATTTTCGGGTcaggccaaatttataactaaaattgttgttttacgTTGTCCAAGGCccgcaatttttttaaaagttcgGGCCGGGCCGGTCCCGAAAACCGGGCCTAAAAAGGCTGCCCAAAACCCGGTATTTTTCGGGTCGGGCCATCGTTGATCAGCTCTACTTTAGCCACACAAAATTTTGAAGTGCTTATGAAAAACCGAAATACTCAATAATTTCAACTTTTTCCCCTAGACTCAACTCCTATCATCGGACTATGTCACATTAGCTTTCTAgtattttttttactattttttCATTATTCAGACTCATACAAGACTCATCTTATTTTTACACGCTATCCTAAGACTCGTCTGAGATTCAACTAAgctcttaaaaaaataattaaatagaatAAAGTACGATGATGGTATAATTTGATTTGGTTGGAGAAAAAATTAAGTCTTGAGTGAGTCTTGGATTTCAAACTCACTTCAAGACTTGTTGTAATCTTTTGCCACATTATCCTAAAAGTTACACTCGAGACTCATCTCAAGAATCACCTTAAGATttgggataaactcacccttaaGAACAGTTATATATAAACAATAAAACGGACCTCTTTTAGAACTAAAGGGAACAATTTTTTGTAACACCCTGCTGAACTGAATACAGTAGACTGTTGCACCATACGGTCCATGCCCTTTGCCCAATGGTCTAACTTGGGCTTTGGGTTCAATATGAAAGTGAACGTTTAAAGGTTTGAGGCCCAAACACTACTGGGTtaataataatatgcaacacaaACTAATTTGAAGCAAATAGTGTCTTCCAATAAATtaaaactagtgtgtggcccgggcgttgccccgggtttttacttttattcggatttatttgttgtaaatatgtgtCCATGTAGATGATGGGTCGTCATAGAACTATGGGGTTACACACAAGATTAGCTACCGATTAACAACCTTCCCAAGCTGAAACTCCACGCTCTATTACCCCGAGTGCATGTAATATGTTCTATAATTATTCAACCACTTACTCGTTATTACGTTCTATTAccctgagtttttttttttgtttttttttgaggcTTAGTCTAGAAAAGTAATAACTGTACATTTATAAATTGAATAATCATTTCCTTTTTTTACATTCACTTCTAttcaatttgttatttattgtaaaaagatCATAAATGTTTATATAGAATATATAACACAAATtatagttggttaagatggttggATGTtaaacttttaacaaagaggtctggtgttcgatccttgcttgcatgttttttggttgtcaatgacatgtcatgatgctgattagtggtgacgtggcgtacTAAGGAAAGgtatacgtgacacgtatacgttTTAAGAACGTCTTTTAATGTATTAGTATAGATAGTCTTATACGTAGTATGTAAATATGTAAATGATGCGTGCGAGAGTATATATGAAAActgaaattgtattattacaTTTAATAAGTAATAGATAAAAAAATTACACACAAAGTCatctaaagaaaaattaaacatCTCTAT
This genomic stretch from Spinacia oleracea cultivar Varoflay chromosome 3, BTI_SOV_V1, whole genome shotgun sequence harbors:
- the LOC110792691 gene encoding probable inactive receptor kinase At5g67200 is translated as MHSLISISYLFFFIFFLLLSLSSQTQPLPPNDAASLLSFKTKADLDNKLLFTLHEHFDYCQWQGVKCQQGRVVRFSLPNYSLRGVFPPNTLTALDQLRVLVLRNNSLYGPLPPDLHSLSNLRSLLIDHNSFSYSLPPSIFSLYKLRVLDLSFNNFSSTLSPLFLHLDRLTSLKLQFNRFNGSLPPFNQSALVFFNVSGNNLSGKIPDTSTLSQFASSAFSLNPGLCGDIVNKPCDSRSPFFDPSSATNQPSSTPPNSPDESSASFLSPPTIKSSHRKRTLMILGFSFGGLLLISSLLLFMLVAARKKTTETTTTTTTRKDYNANTQSSATSEVMTEPEVIRVRFDSQSNELKEKCKELVEGGGMGGMRREKSGNLVFCIGEAKLYTLEQLMRGSAEMLGRGTMGTTYKAKLDNQLIVTVKRLDAIKMSGVNGEMFERLMEIVGAMRHPNLVPVRAYFQAKEERLIIYDYQPNGSVFNLIHGSRSTRAKPLHWTSCLKIAEDVAQGLAYIHQASKFIHGNLKASNVLLGTDFEACLTDCCLAALSVSSDDEDPDSARYRGPEARNSARKATPKTDVYAFGVLVLELLSCKPPSHHPFLAPHDMLDWVKSMRGDDDCFEDNHLAMLVEVASLCSLTSPEQRPPMWQVLKMIQKIKACVGAEDAVDSTTGYS